In a single window of the Papaver somniferum cultivar HN1 chromosome 8, ASM357369v1, whole genome shotgun sequence genome:
- the LOC113301158 gene encoding uncharacterized protein LOC113301158 has translation MKLIWCPDTASISYIDTVKSCENIQESSVAELISAMAGGWKPQFIVETWYPGPGGGISTSVGLSIASRHTSARHVCIVPDEQTRIEYTEAMQKVLGVSASTPFPEIIVGEAEQLMNGLVGVDFMVVDCRCKDFSKILRFAKLSQRGAVLICKNVTSRSNFGVFRWRNVLSCGSRVVRTAYLPVGKGVDIAHVAASSNPNSSTKASPSRWVRYIDHQSGEEYILRK, from the exons ATGAAGTTGATTTGGTGCCCTgacacagcttcaatttcttaTATTGATACTGTTAAATCT TGTGAAAATATTCAAGAATCGAGTGTAGCAGAGCTAATATCAGCCATGGCAGGTGGATGGAAACCGCAATTCATAGTAGAAACATGGTATCCTGGACCTGGTGGTGGGATTTCAACTAGTGTTGGTTTATCAATAGCCAGCCGTCATACAAGTGCGCGACACGTCTGTATTGTACCAGACGAACAGACTAGAATAGAGTATACTGAAGCCATGCAAAAGGTATTAGGCGTTTCAGCATCGACTCCATTTCCAGAGATTATTGTTGGAGAAGCAGAACAGTTGATGAATGGATTAGTAGGTGTAGATTTCATGGTGGTTGACTGTAGATGCAAAGACTTCTCAAAGATACTTAGGTTTGCTAAGTTGAGCCAAAGAGGTGCAGTTTTAATCTGTAAGAACGTTACTTCAAGAAGTAATTTTGGGGTATTTAGATGGAGAAATGTTCTTAGCTGCGGTTCGCGTGTGGTGCGGACAGCCTATCTTCCTGTAGGAAAGGGAGTTGATATTGCACATGTAGCAGCAAGTAGTAATCCAAATTCATCGACAAAAGCAAGTCCTAGCCGGTGGGTCAGATATATCGATCACCAATCCGGCGAAGAATACATCCTtcgaaaatga